A segment of the Chryseobacterium scophthalmum genome:
TGGCTGCAGTTCCTTTTCCATCACCATTTCCTGTTTTAGAATTGGCAGTTGTTGCAGAACTTTTGGTGCTTTTGGTAGTCGAACTTGCCGTTGATTTTTTATTGGTTTTTGAATCTTCTTTTTTCGGAGCTGTAACTTTGATATTTGTTCCGGTAATTATTTTTTCTTTAACCTCTGTTTTCTTTGATTCCGGTTTTGGATCTGGAACAATAACTGTTTTAGGTTCAGAAACAACATTCTCGACACGTTCAGAAGCCGTTTCTATAGCTTTTGCAGCCAGACTTCCTTCTTGGTTAGCGGGTTCTTCAATGCCGGCTCCATTTCTGTTATCTCCAAAATTGACGAGCATTGTAGTAATCACTTCAGGTTCTTTCGGACGCTCAGTCGGTTTCATTTTATAGATGAAAACGAATAACAAAATAGCAGACCAAATAAGGATAGAAAGTACTGCACTCTTTACCTTATCTTTATTTTCTTCGGCTCTATTTATCGTATAACCTCTCATTGATTTATTGGTCTCAAATTATAATTTTTATTTGCCACGAATGCACTAATTTTCTTATTTGAGTATTCGTAGCAATACAGAATGTTTATTCTTTTACCGTTGCAATGGCAATATTAAACTTATGCTTTTCTGCAATTTCCATTAAAAAAACTACATCTTTATGCATTGTGCTTTCGTCTGCTCTGATGGTAAACGATTTTGCCGATTTGCTTTGAAGATCGCTCACAATTGTCTGTTCTACCAATTCTCTGCTTACAGGTTTATCATTTACAAAATACGATCCGTCTGGTTTTACGCTTACCGTCATCGGATTCGGAATATTATTATCTACGCTTCCTGTTTGTGGAAGTTTTACATCAATCGCACTTTGATTAGCCGCAGAAGAGGTAATCATAAAGAAAATCAACATCAGCAAGATAACGTCTGTCATTGCTGCTAAACTGAATTCCGGGTGCGCTTTATTTCTTCTCTGAATTTTCATCTGTTAGAATTTATAAAGGTTTATTGATAATATCTAAAAATTCTCCAGAAACATTCTGAGTTCTCAGAACGAATTTATCAATTCTTGTCAGCAAAATATTGTAGAAAAAATTTGCCGGAATTGCTACCGCCAAACCAACTGCAGTTTGTCCAAGAGCCGTATAAATACCTTCAGATAAAGTTTTCGGAGAGAAAGCGCCTTCAGCATGTGACAAATCAAAGAACGCAATAATCATCCCGATTACCGTTCCCAAAAGTCCCAACATTGGTGCAATACTTGGTACAACAGCTAAAAGGTTTAAGTTCTTTTCCATATTGGCAACCTCAATCTGAGCCTGAGATTCCATTGCGCTTACAATATCAGAAACGGGTCTTCCTAATCTTGAGATTCCTTTCTCTAAAATTCTGGATTCCGGTGAATTCTGTGTTTTACAATAATCTGCTGCAGCCTCTATCTTTCCGTCTCTTATAAAGTCTTCGATGTTATTCATAAAATTAGAATCCGTTTTTGAAGTCATTCTTTTAATAAAGAAAAATCTTTCAAAAAAAAGATAAACCGAGAAAACTCCTAATAACAAAACAGTTACCATCACTATTTTAGCGAAAGCACCACCATGAAAAAGGATATTCCAAAAAGAAAATTCAAGCTTTTCTACAGGTACAGTAGGTACAGCGACCTGTGCAAATAAAATCTGAGTAAGTTCCGTTAACAGCATTAATTGATTATTTTTATAATGATTTTAAACGACAAAAATAATGGAATATTATTAATCCTTATCTTAAAATAAGCTTAAAAAACACATCCCAAAGCTAATAATGTCTTAAAAAAGCAAATTTCTTTCCAAAAAAGTATTTGAAAAGAAATTTGTAGTTTATATTTTGGCAGCGATTAGTCTTCGTCTACCTCTATTTCGTCTTGTTTAAATTCGCATTTCAGCCTGAAAGGAATCGGAGTATCAGAACCTGTGTAAAAATCATCGATGGTTCCTTTCCAGATTACCTGAAGCTCATTTTCTTCGTTTTTCTCAAAACAAAGTTCGTTGTCGTAGATGAAGGCATCTTCATCATCAAACAAATTAACTTCGGTATAAACCTCATCGTCAGAATCGTTAATTTCGAATGTTTTTCCTTCAATTTCGGCAGAATCAATCGGAAATTCAATTATTTCCAACGAAAGCTGAGGAAAGTTGTACTGCAGAGAATCGTCATCTACATGATCTAAACCGTCGTCAGTAATGACCTCTACTTCCAGAAAGTGTTTTTGATTACTATAAACAGCCTTGCAATAAGTGCTTCTTATATTGTATTTTAGAGTTTCGTCCGGATGGTAAATTTTTAAAATCCCTTTCATTATTTCCTAAAAAAGAACTGTAATACTATGATTGTTAAATGCTTTAGGCAAAGATAAAAAATTGTATGAATCTGAAAAATGTTTTGAAAATTATTTTTATTAAAATCTACATTTAAAACGAATTTGATCTACAATATTGGTTATTTTTGTTATTTATTCGTTTGAATAAAATGCTGAAACAAAATTTTGTAACAACCATTGTATTTCATCTTACAAATAAAAGGTAAAGATTATCTATGAAAAATATTTTATTTAAAACCATAATCGGGCTCGGATTGGCGGTGAGCATTTCATCATGCAAAAAATCAGATTCACCATTAACGAAAGTTACGCCTACCAATATAGATTCTATTGCGTCTAATTATTATGAGCAATATTTAAAACTTTATCCATTAGAAGCCACTTCACAAGGAGACTTGAGGTACAACGACCAGCTTCCGATCAATATTGACAAAGATTTTATTTTGGGGGAAATTGCTTTTTATAATTCCATCCAAAAGCAACTTGAAAATGTAGATTACAATAGTCTTTCGGATGAAGACAAAGTGGTTTATGATGTTTTAGATTATACTTTAAAAGATAAAATTGAAGCGTACGCATATCACCCTGAATATATTCCTTTCAGCCAGTTTACAGGTTTACCGTTAAACTTTCCGTTGTATGGAAGCGGACAAGGAAGCCAGCCCTTCAACACAGAAAAAGATTATGAAGACTGGTTAAAAAGAATGGAAAAATTCCCGGAATGGATGAATGCAGCTGCAGATAATTTCCGTGAAGGAATCAATAACAAAGTCGTTCTGCCAAGAAAATTGGTGGTAAAAATGATTCCTCAGATGAAAGCTGAAGAAATCATCACACCAGATTTTGAAAAGAATATTTTCTACGGACCTGTAAAAAACTTTCCAAAGAGCTTCAGCAAAGAACAAAAAGAAAAACTTACCAAACTGTATAAAGAAGCGATTACAAAAAATATCATTCCTGCGTATACAAAAATGGGTGAGTTTTTAGAGAAAGAATACTTACCTAAATCCAGAGAAACAGACGGTTACAACAGCCTTCCTAAAGGAGACAATATTTACAGATATTATGCTAAAAGCTGGACAACAACCAACAAAACGCCTGAAGAAATTAATAAAATAGGATTACAACAAGTTGCCATGTTACGTGGTGAAATGGAAAAGGTAAAGCAACAAGTTGGCTTCAAAGGAACGCTTGAAGAATTTATCAATTCTGTAAAAACAGATCCGAAAGCAATGCCTTACAAAACCTCAAAAGAAGTTTTGGATGGTTTCAATGGCATTTTAGCTAAAATAACTCCGAAGCTGAAAACCATGTTTAGCGTAACGCCAAAGACTAAATTTGAAATCAGACAAACCGAAAAATTCAGAGAAGCAAGCGCAAGCGCAGAATATATCCAAGGAACTCCCGATGGAAAAAGACCGGGAATTTTCTATATGCCACTTCCTGATCCGTCAAAATTCAACGTTACTTCAGGAATGGAATCTCTTTTCTTACACGAAGCGATTCCAGGACATCATTATCAGGTTTCTCTGCAACAGGAAAATACAAAACTTCCAAAATTCATGAGATTTGGCTGGTTTGGAGCTTATGGTGAAGGTTGGGCGCATTATTGCGAAACTTTAGGTCCGGAATTCGGGTTGTACACAGATCCTTATCAAAAAATGGGTTATTTGAGCGATCAGATGCTTCGTGCTGTTCGTTTGGTAGTTGACACCGGAATTCACACCGGAAAAATGACAAGAGAAGAAGCAATTACTTATTTCCTAAACAATATTGCTTATGACGAAGCTGGTGCAACGGCTGAAGTTGAACGATATATGGCAATGCCTGGACAAGCTTTAGGCTATAAAATCGGATCTTTAAGAATCCGAGAACTGAGAGAAAAATATCAGAAAGAATTGGGCGATAAATTTAATCTGGCAAAATTCCACGATGAAGTTTTGAGTCAGGGTTGTCTTCCTTTAGAGGTTTTAAATAGAAAAATGGAGCTTTGGGCGACGAAGCAAAAGTAAGTTTAACCTAAAATTACAGAGAAAATTTTCTCATTAAAATATAGAAGTCACGAATTAATTTTTCGTGACTTTTTTGTTTTAGATTTGTTTAAACAAAATCATGAAACCAACTTTATATTTTATATTCATTTTAATTTTCTGCTTATCAATTGTAAGCTGTAAAAAAGAGAAGAAAACTCAACAGAATTTTGAAAAATTTGTCGTTGACGAAGGTCTTCCACAAAATGACACAATAAAACTGCTTTCAAAATACCCAGAATTAAAGCTTTATAAAAAGGAAAAATTAGAAAGTAAAACAAGAACGGCTTATATTATTCAGACAACAGTTTTATTTCAAACCGATAAATATAAATGTAATGCTGTTTCAAAAAATGATACATTGGAAATCTTACTCAATAACAATAATGGCCTTTATGGAAATGGAGTTTTAATCAAAGTATTTGATGATCATTTTTTCATTAAAGATATTGATCCTAAAACCTTACACGGCGAAATAAAATTTATGAAGACGAAACCCGTTTATCAAAAATTAGTGCTTAATAACAATAGTTTTCAGAAAAACGACAGTGTTTATGGTTTTATAGATTAATACAAAAGTAGAAAATTTCACAAAAGATTTCAGAGGATATTTTAGAGCTTTAGTAAAATAAAATTACTCGGAATATTGATTTTTCTTAATTTTGATTTATTAGTTAACTACCCCGTCTTTTTGTTTCACAAAAATCTACCCCTTCAAGGAAGGGGAATTTAATAATAATACTAAAATTATGACAGAAAGTATAAAATCATTATTCACAAGAGATTTAAACCAATTAAAAAAAGAAATAGAAGCGTATCAAAACGAAGAAACGATCTGGAAAATTGATAAAAATATTCTCAATTCTGCAGGAAATTTATCGCTTCATCTAGTTGGAAATATCAATCATTTTATTGGAGCTACTTTGGGAAGTTCAGGATATGTAAGAAACAGAGAGCTTGAATTTTCATTAAAAAATATTCCGAGAACAGAATTGATTGATAAAATTGAAAAAACGATTGAGATTGTACACTCTTCACTCGATCAATTATCGGAGGAAGATTTGAAAAAAGAATATCCGATTGAAGCTTTAGGCTATAAAATGACTACAGAATATTTTCTGATTCATTTGTTTGGGCATTTGGGCTATCATTTGGGGCAGATTAACTATCACAGAAGATTGTTGGATGTTGAGTGATTTTAAAATTTATTATTCTTAAACCACCCCGTCAAAAATTCTTTCGAATTTTCGCCACCCCTCCAAAGGAGGGGAATTTTTGCGGTTGTTATATTATTTACCTTTTTCTTCAAACAGCATTTTAGTAATAAAATCTTTCTCACCTTTTCCTCTCGCCGGAGAATATTCTCTTCCGTAGAAAATAATTTGAAGGTGAAGTTTATTCCAGAACTCTTCTTTCCATAATTTTTTGGCATCTTTCTCGGTTTCTACAACGTTTTTCCCGGAAGTGAGTTTCCATTGTGTCATCAGTCTATGAATGTGTGTATCGACCGGAAAAGCAGGAAATCCAAAACCCTGACTCATCACTACAGAAGCTGTTTTGTGCCCCACTCCTGCCAATTCTTCAAGTTCTTCATACGTTTGAGGGACAATTCCGTTATGTTTTTCCAAAAGTTGCTCTGCCATTTTTTTCAGATTCTTCGCCTTTGTATTCGAAAGTCCGATTTCTTTGATGAGTTCTTTAATTTCAAAATCCTCCAGTTTAGCCATTCTTTGTGGTGTTCCTGCTACAGCGAAAAGTTCGGGAGTTACCTCATTTACCTTTTTGTCGGTAGTTTGCGCAGAAAGTGCAACAGCAACCATAAGAGTATAAACATCTGTATGATCTAAAAAAATAGGAACAACAGGATATAATTTTTCTAATTCTTCCTGAACGAGTGCGGCTCTTTGCTTTTTTGTCATTTAACCATTAAATTTGAACAAAAATAAATCATTATGCTGAAAGTTGGAGACCAATTACCACAATTTGAAGGAATAAATCAGGACGGAGAAACAATTAATTCTGAAAAGTTACTCGGAAAAAAATTAGTTATTTTCTTTTATCCGCAGGCAAATACTCCTACATGTACGGTAGAAGCGTGTAATTTGAGCGATAATTATTCGCAATTGGAACAAGCAGGATTTCAGCTTTTAGGAATCAGTGGAGATACCGTGAAAAAGCAGAAGAATTTTCACAGCAAATTTGCTTTTCCTTATGATCTGATTGCTGATGAAAACCGTGATGTTATCGAAAAATTCGGAGTTTGGAAAGAGAAAAAAACTTTTGGTAAAACTTATATGGGAATTGTGAGAACTACTTTTATTTTCGATGAAAAAGGAATTTGCACGAGAGTTATTGAGAAGGTGACTTCTAAAACGGCGGTAGCTCAGATTTTAGAATAAATTTAAACACAAATTTTCACAAATGTTTTCACTAATTTTATACATATTTTGTGTTTATTCGTGAAAACATTTGTGATTTTAGTATTTCGTTATTCTGTTTCGTAATACATCAACTCTTCGTCTTCATTGGGAAGCGTTACATATTTTTGGAATTTCAGACCTAACCTTTCGATTAATTTTTGTGAAGAAGAATTGTCTTTTGAAGTGATTGCAGAAATTTTATTTAAACCAAATTCCTCCATTCCGATAGATTTTACTTTCTGAGCGGCTTCAAACATTAAACCTTTGCCTTCAAATTTTTCAAGGACAGAAAATCCAATATCTGCAACATCTAAACCTTCTCTTTCGAAGATTCCCACACTTCCGATTTTCTGATTTCCTTCTTTTAAAACAAGAATATAATTTCCGAATCCTCGTTTTTCAATTTGTGGTAAAAACTTAGATTTAATATAATTCTCGGCATCAGAGAGAGAATTGATGTTCTTATTTCCAATAAACTTTATAAAATTTGGCATATTATAAAGCTGGAAGATAATATCAGCATCATCTACAGAAACAGGTCGAATTAAAAGCCTTTCTGTTTCGTAGAAATTATTTTCTTTTTTTGGTAGGTTGCTTTTTTGGCTCATCTTTAGGTTCTTCTTTCTTTTCTATTTTTAAAAGACGTGGGTTATTTGTACAGTTTTTAGTATAAACCTCGATGTATGTTCCGTTATCTTTAATATTCGAAACTATGCCTGTAGATTTATTGACCGTTAATGTAAAATGTGTTTTCTGATAAGGACACTCTTTTGAGGTAATCTTTCCAAGATCTAAGTAATAATTAGTGGCGTCTGTGTAATAATTGGCGGCAATATCAACAAATTGTTCATCGATTAAATAACCATCTAAAACAGCAGACAATGCAGCTTCTTCAACGTTATCAACCTTTCCGATAAACTCTTTTAATTCCTTTAGATCAGTCAAATAGCTTATTTTCCCTCCTACAGAAGAAACAATATAATAAAAACTTTCCTGACCCGGTCTGAAATTAAACCCCACAAATTGAGGAAGATAATCTTGTTTGGTTCCTGAGACTTTTACTTCTTTATTTTTGCCATAACTGTTATTAACCAATACCCAAAAATCAACTTTGCTATTGGGAACAATTTTGCCCAAAACGGTATCAATATTTGAGAATTTTTTCTTTTCCTGAGAAAAAACAGAGATTCCTAATAAGAAAAAAAGAAAAGTAAGAGTTGTAATTTTTTTCATAGTTTGAAATACGGACAGAAACTATGCCAATATTTACATAAATTTCTCTCCTTTTTTAAGGCTTTTTAAATCTAAAACGTATTCTTTAATCTGCTGATCGTGCTCTCTTGGGCAGATTAAAAGTACTTTATCTGTATCTACAACGATAAAATCTTTCAAACCGTCTATTACAACTGCTTTATTATTTTTCACATGAATAATATTTCCTGTAGAATCGTAGGTAAGCGCTGTTTTTATATTGACTGCATTTTCATTTTCGTCTCTATCGCTGTTTTCAAAAACCGAAGTCCAGGTTCCGAGATCGCTCCAGCCTAAATCAGCCGGAATTACATATACGTTTTTAGCTTTTTCTAAAATCCCGTTATCGATTGATATTTTTTGAATTTTAGGATAAATGAGTTCTATACAGCTTACCTCAGCTTCCGCATTGTATTCGCAAGCCATAAACTGCTGAGTCATGTCTGGAAGAAACATCTCAAAAGCTTTATGAATAGATTTTACATTCCAGATAAAAATTCCTGCATTCCAAAGGAAATCTCCGCTTTCAAGGAAACTTTTGGCAATTTCAAGAATAGGTTTTTCTGTGAAAGTTTTAACTTTATAATAGTCTGAATCTTTTTTCTCAACAAATTGGATGTATCCGTAACCTGTATCTGGTCTTGTTGGTGTAATTCCCAAAGTCACCAAATAATCATGTGTGGAAGCTAAGTCAAATGCCAATTCTACTTTCTCTAAAAAAACATCTTCTTTTAAGATTAAATGATCTGCAGGAAGCACAATCATCGTAGCATCAGGATTGATTTCAGCAATTTTATTTGCCATGTAAAGATTACATGCAGCTGTATTTTTCATCAGAGGTTCGCCCACTACATTATCCTCAGGAATTTCTGGTAATTGCTGATGAGAAAGTGCTACATACTCTTTGTTGGTAATTACAAATATGTTTTCTTTAGGAATAATCTTACTGATTCTGTCATAAGTCTGCTGAATCATGGTACGACCCGTTCCTAAAATATCCTGAAATTGTTTGGGAAATTTCTGTGTGCTCAGAGGCCAGAATCTACTACCGATTCCTCCTGCCATAATCACACAGTACTTATCTGATTTTAACATATTTAACTGCATTTTTTCACTCTAGCCAAAGGTTTGAAAGAATACTTTCGTCCTGTAGCCAGATTCATACAAAGATAGTTTTTTTTAATCAGACCTTCCAACAAATACTTTTGTTCTCGATAGATGAAATTTTCGCCCTTGCTAAGCTTCTCTATAAAAACCTCATCATCATTCTGATTATCAATATGAAAATATTTTACGAGATCCGGACTTGCCATAAAATTGGCTTTCGGAGACCGTGAAAACTTAGTTATAATCGGCTTTAGATCTTCATCATAAACATCCGCACTTTCCAAAAGCATTTCCCTGAAAGTATGTTTCCATTCGTTACCGTGTGGAGCAATTCTTCTTCCGAATTTTTCGAAGGCAATGAGATGCGCCAATTCATGAGTTAATACGAAAAAGAAAAGTTGCGGGGCTAATGTAGAATTGATGCTAATTTCGTGCGAATTATCACGTAACTTCCGGTAGTCTCCAAGCTTCGAATTTCGGTTTCTAGTAACCTTTATATGAATAGAATAATCTGAAAACCATTTCCTTAAATACAAAAGTGTATTTTGAGGTAAATATTTTTCTAAAGACTGAATAGACATCTTACAAAGTTAGTGGGATCCCTGAATAAAAATTCAATAGTTTAAGACTGAAAAGATAATTAAATTTTGCCTGTTGAACCGAGCCTTGAGAGTTTGCATAATTGTTTCGGGCAATATTTAAATCATAAATTGTTGTACGACCCGCTGCATAACTTTTATCTGCAAATTCCATAGCCAATTTTGTGCTTTTTTCGGCTTCTACTGCTGCAAGATACACTTCATAATTAGCATCCGCATCAAACTGAGCTTGCTGAACACTTTGCCTTACAGTCTGTTTTTGCTGTTCTAAAGTAGTTTTGGCAATATTTTCATTAATTTTTGACTGCTCTACCTGAAGCTTGGTAATTCCTTTATTGAAAATAGGAATATTTAAACTGATCCCACCTTGTTGCCCAAAGTTATCTTTATACTGCTGGAAAAAACCAGGTTCTTTGGTGGCATTTCCAAATTGGTCGTACCCTGCATTATCTGTATTCAATAAATTCCTATAAAAAGTTCCAACCCCTACACTCGCAGTAAGCGTAGGCCAAAATGCTGTTTGGGTAACTTCTGTTTGGGTTTCTGCAGATTTTATTCTGCTTTGCGCCGCTTTTATTTGCGGTTGATTTTCGTAAGCTAAATTCAAAACATCATCTACAGAAAACAATTGAGGAGTTAATTTATCATCAACTTCCACATCTTCCACATCAAAATCTTTATATTCTTTTAACTGAAGTAATTGCGCCAAAGCAAACAGACTTCTTCCTACATTGATCTCAGCTGTCTTTAAATTTTGTTTTTCTCTTGCCCAAGCTGCTTCTGCTTCTGCAACAATTGTTTGAGCCGTTGTTCCTACTTCTGTAGTTATTTTTGCCCTATCAAATTGTTTTTTTGCATTTTCTGTTGCGCTCTGAGAAATCTTTACGATTTCCTTATTCAGTAAAGTCGTTAAATATTGCTGAGCAATCTGAAGTGAAATATCGTTTTTAATGGTTTCAATATCATATTGACTTGCCTCTACATCAAACTGAGACTTTCTGATTGTTTTTTCAAGCCTTCCATTATTGTAAATTAAAATATCAGCTCCAATGTTTGCCGAATTACTGAATTGATCGTTTCGGATACTTGTCGTTCCCAAAGAAGCTTGCCCGAAACTTACATTATTTCCCATGCTCGCATTTACAGAAGGAAGGTAATTCTTTTGGGCAATTTTAAGATTAGAATCCTGAATCTGTTTTGAATATTCATTCTGAATCACCTGAAGATTGTGCTTTACCGCATAGTCTACACATTCACGCAAAGACCATTTCTGCTGAGCGTTTAATCCTGCAAAGGCTAATCCTAAAACAACCGTCAAAACTTTTTTCATAAGGAAATATTTAATTTTTTTTCAAATGGAGCCGTTATTTTCAATTGATTATTTCGGTGAGAAAGCTTGCAAATAACGATTTTAAATTGGCTTTATTCAAATTAGACGTAAAGATTGCAAAAAAGTTACAGATTTAGAAAATTATTGTTTCATTTTAATGAAAGTTTTGAGAATTTTGCATCATGACAAACGCACAATATCAGGAAGCTGTAGAATGGCTTTTCGTTCAGGCGCCAAACTATCAGATAGATGGGCAAAAAGCATACAAACCGGGACTTGGAAACATCACAAGACTCTGCGCTTTTTTTGACAACCCACAAGATAAAATAAAATGCATCCACATTGGAGGAACCAATGGAAAAGGATCCACCAGCAATATGCTATCTTCAGTTCTTCAGGAAGCAGGTTACAAAACAGGTTTATATAATTCTCCGCATCTTATTGATTTCACAGAACGGATTAAAGTTAACGGTAAAAATTGCGATAAAGAGTTTGTCTATAATTTCATTTTAAAACTGAAAAAGCTTCCAGAAGACATCCTCCCCTCTTTCTTTGAGTTTACGACAATTATGGCATTTGAATATTTTGCTCAGCAAAAAGTTGACTTTGCGATTACTGAAGTCGGATTGGGCGGAAGATTAGATTCAACTAATATTATCAAACCTTTGGTTGCAGCAATTACGAATGTTCAACTCGATCATCAGAATATTTTAGGAGACACTATCGAAGAAATCGCCTACGAAAAAGCAGGAATTATAAAAGCAAATACCCCAATAATTTTCGGAGATAATAATGAAATTGTAAAAAACATTATTAAAGACAAAGCTGTTAAAGAAAACGCTCCATTTATCGATGCTACTGTTTTAAAAACTGAGCTAAAATCAGATTTGAAAGGAAATTATCAAAATAAAAACATTAAAGTTGTTTTAAGTTTAATTGAAGAATTGAGAAAACTAAACTACTCTATCTCAAATAAAAATATCGAAACTGGACTTTTATCCGTTCATCAAAACACCGGATTTATTGGTCGTTGGTTTGAATTCTCTCAAAATCCTTTGACGATTTGTGACACAGCGCACAATCAAGCCGGTTTAGAATCGGTTTTTGAACAGTTAAATTCTATTGAAAAACACAAACACGTTGTTTTAGGATTTGTCAATGACAAGAAAATTGATGATGTAATGGACTTACTTCCTCAAAATTCCAAGTTTTATTTTGCAAAACCATCCATCAACAGAGGAAGACCCCCTCAAGACTATGAAGATTTATTAATTAATTCAAAAATAAATTATAAAATTTTTGATTCTGTACAAGAAGCGTATCTTTCTGCAAAACAAGAATGTACAAATGAAGAAATGATTTTTATTGGCGGAAGCAACTTTGTAGTTGGAGATTTTTTAGAAAAAAATTTGGAGATTTGTGAATAAGTCGTATATTTGCACCACTCTAAACAACGGCAACGTTGAAGAGGGCGATTAGCTCAGTTGGTTCAGAGCATCTGGTTTACACCCAGAGGGTCGGGGGTTCGAATCCCTCATCGCCCACAAAAGTTCCTAAAACTTTTAAAAAATTTAGGGCTCTTAGCTCAGTTGGTTCAGAGCATCTGGTTTACACCCAGAGGGTCGGGGGTTCGAATCCCTCAGGGCCCACAAAAACTCTCAGATTATTCTGAGAGTTTTTTATTTTAATACTATCTTGATTTTCGAAGCATCAATCCAAGTTTATATAGATCTAAAAATTTGAGATTAGGATTTCCGGAAAGTAAATTCTTTTTCAGAAATTTTTCAAAAAAATTAAATAAAATTAAAACAGGAAATTTTAATCCTTTTTTATGAACAGACTCATATGCTTTTACAAGCTTAATTTCAGATAATTTAGAGCTTAATACTTGATTATTTAGCATGAGCAGAAGGCTCTCCACAGACTCATCAACCTTTTTCAAATAAACACTCCCCTCTTCTACGTCATTATTATAAATCGGATTATCAATATGTATTACCGGGATTTTTGCCGATTTTAAATCCATTGAAAACACCAAATCTTCATAACCATACTTCCGGAGATCAGGATTAAACTTAATGCTTTCAAAGATGTTTTTTTTAATTAAAAAATTATTTGTCTGAAAGCTTAAGTAAGGTTTCATTTTTCTCTTTTCTAACGGTAAATTTTCTCGCTCTACAGCAAATTTCCATCTTAAAATATGCTTTTCTGAAGACGGCTTTTCTGAAACCTTCCTTCCGCCATACACAACAGCTGCATTAGAATTTTCATCTAAAAGATTGACATAGTTTTTAAGAAAATTTGGAGAAATAATTTTTCCGTCACAATCTAAAAAGAGCAGATATTCCGTTTTTGAATAATCTAAAAACAGATTTCTAATTCTGGATCTTCCAATATTTTTTTCAAGTAAAATAAACTGGTTTACCTGATGATTGAGTTCGTTATTTATTTGTTTGAAATTTTCGTCTGAACCGTCATCAATAA
Coding sequences within it:
- a CDS encoding ferric siderophore ABC transporter substrate-binding protein, yielding MRGYTINRAEENKDKVKSAVLSILIWSAILLFVFIYKMKPTERPKEPEVITTMLVNFGDNRNGAGIEEPANQEGSLAAKAIETASERVENVVSEPKTVIVPDPKPESKKTEVKEKIITGTNIKVTAPKKEDSKTNKKSTASSTTKSTKSSATTANSKTGNGDGKGTAAIGNLIRGRGTKVGSQGTGTGIGNNGDPLGGDGNGDSKVGIDRRLIGYIPGTMGRGGAQPSHNCTASGSITIAYTVDKAGNISSARRSGGVSDPCVVSTSVAWVKKYVKAEKASVSSTGTYNITF
- a CDS encoding ExbD/TolR family protein, with protein sequence MKIQRRNKAHPEFSLAAMTDVILLMLIFFMITSSAANQSAIDVKLPQTGSVDNNIPNPMTVSVKPDGSYFVNDKPVSRELVEQTIVSDLQSKSAKSFTIRADESTMHKDVVFLMEIAEKHKFNIAIATVKE
- a CDS encoding MotA/TolQ/ExbB proton channel family protein, with protein sequence MLLTELTQILFAQVAVPTVPVEKLEFSFWNILFHGGAFAKIVMVTVLLLGVFSVYLFFERFFFIKRMTSKTDSNFMNNIEDFIRDGKIEAAADYCKTQNSPESRILEKGISRLGRPVSDIVSAMESQAQIEVANMEKNLNLLAVVPSIAPMLGLLGTVIGMIIAFFDLSHAEGAFSPKTLSEGIYTALGQTAVGLAVAIPANFFYNILLTRIDKFVLRTQNVSGEFLDIINKPL
- a CDS encoding DUF885 domain-containing protein, with product MKNILFKTIIGLGLAVSISSCKKSDSPLTKVTPTNIDSIASNYYEQYLKLYPLEATSQGDLRYNDQLPINIDKDFILGEIAFYNSIQKQLENVDYNSLSDEDKVVYDVLDYTLKDKIEAYAYHPEYIPFSQFTGLPLNFPLYGSGQGSQPFNTEKDYEDWLKRMEKFPEWMNAAADNFREGINNKVVLPRKLVVKMIPQMKAEEIITPDFEKNIFYGPVKNFPKSFSKEQKEKLTKLYKEAITKNIIPAYTKMGEFLEKEYLPKSRETDGYNSLPKGDNIYRYYAKSWTTTNKTPEEINKIGLQQVAMLRGEMEKVKQQVGFKGTLEEFINSVKTDPKAMPYKTSKEVLDGFNGILAKITPKLKTMFSVTPKTKFEIRQTEKFREASASAEYIQGTPDGKRPGIFYMPLPDPSKFNVTSGMESLFLHEAIPGHHYQVSLQQENTKLPKFMRFGWFGAYGEGWAHYCETLGPEFGLYTDPYQKMGYLSDQMLRAVRLVVDTGIHTGKMTREEAITYFLNNIAYDEAGATAEVERYMAMPGQALGYKIGSLRIRELREKYQKELGDKFNLAKFHDEVLSQGCLPLEVLNRKMELWATKQK
- a CDS encoding DinB family protein, whose product is MTESIKSLFTRDLNQLKKEIEAYQNEETIWKIDKNILNSAGNLSLHLVGNINHFIGATLGSSGYVRNRELEFSLKNIPRTELIDKIEKTIEIVHSSLDQLSEEDLKKEYPIEALGYKMTTEYFLIHLFGHLGYHLGQINYHRRLLDVE
- a CDS encoding endonuclease III domain-containing protein produces the protein MTKKQRAALVQEELEKLYPVVPIFLDHTDVYTLMVAVALSAQTTDKKVNEVTPELFAVAGTPQRMAKLEDFEIKELIKEIGLSNTKAKNLKKMAEQLLEKHNGIVPQTYEELEELAGVGHKTASVVMSQGFGFPAFPVDTHIHRLMTQWKLTSGKNVVETEKDAKKLWKEEFWNKLHLQIIFYGREYSPARGKGEKDFITKMLFEEKGK
- the bcp gene encoding thioredoxin-dependent thiol peroxidase; its protein translation is MLKVGDQLPQFEGINQDGETINSEKLLGKKLVIFFYPQANTPTCTVEACNLSDNYSQLEQAGFQLLGISGDTVKKQKNFHSKFAFPYDLIADENRDVIEKFGVWKEKKTFGKTYMGIVRTTFIFDEKGICTRVIEKVTSKTAVAQILE
- a CDS encoding GNAT family N-acetyltransferase, producing the protein MSQKSNLPKKENNFYETERLLIRPVSVDDADIIFQLYNMPNFIKFIGNKNINSLSDAENYIKSKFLPQIEKRGFGNYILVLKEGNQKIGSVGIFEREGLDVADIGFSVLEKFEGKGLMFEAAQKVKSIGMEEFGLNKISAITSKDNSSSQKLIERLGLKFQKYVTLPNEDEELMYYETE